Below is a genomic region from Methanococcus vannielii SB.
TGTTGCAGAAAGACATGAAGAAGAAAAAGCTGAAGAAGTTGCTATATTAAAACATGAACTTCCAGAACTTGATTTACCAAAAACAGAGCTTTTATTCTTTAAAAATACAATGCAGTCAGAATTTGAAGCTAAGGTATTAAAAATTGTCGATAAGTATATCATTCTTGATAGAACCGTATTTTATGCAGAAGGTGGCGGTCAAAAATACGACATCGGACAGATAAGTGGCGTTGATGTTGTTGACGTTCAGAAAAAGAATGGAATAGTATTCCATAAAGTATTAGATATTTCTAAATTTAAAGAAGGAAATCTTGTAAAAGGGGAATTAAACTTTGAAAATAGACTTAAATTAATGCGAAACCATACTGCAACCCACGTAATAAATGCAGCTTTAAAACAGGTTCTTGGAAAACACGTATGGCAAACTGGTTCAAATGTAGATACTGAAAAAGGAAGACTTGATGTTACCCATTATGAAAGAATATCAAGAAAAGAAATAAAGGAAATAGAAAAAATTGCAAACGAAATAGTCCTTTTAGGAAAACCTGTAACTTGCAAATTCATGGATAGGAACGATGCAGAACAAGAATATGGCTTTAAAATTTATCAGGGCGGCGTAGTTCCTGGCGATACCTTAAGAATAGTTGAAATTGATGGAATTGATGTTGAAGCTTGTGGTGGAACACACGTTACCAACACATCTGAAATTGGATACATTAAAGTTTTAAAAACTGAAAGAATTCAAGACGGAGTCGAAAGGCTTGAATATTCTACTGGAATGGGTTCAATTTTTGAGATTGCAGCTTTAGAAGATATTTTACTGGATTCAGCAGAAGTTTTAGGCGTTCCAATTGAAAATCTTCCAAAAACTGCTAAACGATTTTTTGAAGAATGGAAGGAACAAAAAAAGGTAATTGAAGAACTTCAGAAAAAAGTTGGTGAACTTTTAAAGTATGAACTTTTAGAAAAATTCGAAAAAGTCGGTAATTTAGAAATTTTAGTTGAAAAAGTTAGTGGAACTTCAAACGAATTGATGGCAATTGCAGACAATCTTGCAACGAATGGTAAAATTGTTATTTTAATGAACGATACCGACTATATTTTGTGCAAAAAAGGAGAAAATGTCGAAATAAGCATGAAAGAATTAATTCAAAAAATTGGAAAAGGTGGCGGAAAAGAAAATCTTGCCCAAGGAAAGTATTCAACATCCAAAGAACAAATCAGGGAAAAAGCGTTTGAACTTTTAAAACAATAAAAGACTCTTTTTCTATTTTTTAATAATTTAGGTGCTAAAATGTTTATACCCTCACACATTACAGGCTTTTTCAAAGTAACTAGGCATGAAAATTTACTAAAAACCGGATCAACTGGTGCTGGAATCACATTAAACAAAGGAGTGACCACAAAACTTATTAATGGTTCTGGAAACGTCTATTTTAACGACGAAAAAATAGATTTATGTCCTTCAAACGACGTTATAAAATATTTGGATTTAAAAGGAAAATTAAAACATGATATTTTATATAATTCTGATTTTCCTTTGGGCTGCGGCATGGGAACATCGGGTTGTTGCGCACTTGGTTCTGCACATGAACTTAAAAATGCGTACGACTTGAAATTTACTGAAAATAATGAACTATTAACTGAATTAGAACTTTTAAAAATTTCACATAAATCCGAAGTTAGATGTAATACTGGACTTGGGGACGTTATTGCACAGCATACAAAAGGCTTTGTAATTCGAAAAGGCCCAGGTTTTCCAATAAATGTTGAAAGCATAAAAATTAATAATTTAAATGACTATTATGTTTTAGTAGATATATTTGGAAAAAAAGAAACTGATACGATAATAAATAATTCTGAATGGGTGGAAAAAATAAACGCTACATCGGATGAATTACTTGGAAAATTGTTAAATAAACCAACACTTGAAAATTTTATGGAACTTTCATATTACTTTGCAAAAAATACTGGACTTGCATCTGATGAAGTATTGGAATTATGTAGTGATTTAAAATTTACGGTTGGCGCATCTCAGGCAATGCTTGGAAATGCACTTTTTTGCATATGTAAAAAAGAAGAATTAAACGACGCTTTATCGATACTTTCAAAACCAGTAGTGTGTAAAATTTACTGCTAAAGGGTGTAATTATGATGTCAACAGTTAAAGTGCTTATATTAATGGCAGGTTTAACAGGGATGATTTATGGAATATGTTATATATTAGGAATCCATCCACTCCTTGCAATAATTTTTGCATTAGTACCAAACTTTATAAGTTATTTTTACAGTGATAAAA
It encodes:
- a CDS encoding pantoate kinase, with amino-acid sequence MFIPSHITGFFKVTRHENLLKTGSTGAGITLNKGVTTKLINGSGNVYFNDEKIDLCPSNDVIKYLDLKGKLKHDILYNSDFPLGCGMGTSGCCALGSAHELKNAYDLKFTENNELLTELELLKISHKSEVRCNTGLGDVIAQHTKGFVIRKGPGFPINVESIKINNLNDYYVLVDIFGKKETDTIINNSEWVEKINATSDELLGKLLNKPTLENFMELSYYFAKNTGLASDEVLELCSDLKFTVGASQAMLGNALFCICKKEELNDALSILSKPVVCKIYC